The Acanthochromis polyacanthus isolate Apoly-LR-REF ecotype Palm Island chromosome 5, KAUST_Apoly_ChrSc, whole genome shotgun sequence genome includes a window with the following:
- the chd5 gene encoding chromodomain-helicase-DNA-binding protein 5 isoform X3, with protein MPGSLSNEDEGQDDMDFEDDVPDEDDEGERNTVPLTPLDSFFSDDDSLKQQKKKKPKKMKEGKMPKVKKRKKEGGIQARVDSDLEETSEVEEERERPEIGSESESSTYGPTKKKKKKPKEKKEKKPRKKKRDDDDDDDDDDDGNMKEPKSSGQLMHEWGLEDVQYGFTEDDYKTITNYKAFSQFLRPLIAKKNPKIPMSKMMTVLGAKWREFSANNPFKGASATAVAAAVAAAVETVTVAQPTSVSSSQLSSPLGPIKKAKTKEGKGPGVRKKSKTVKEVKKKTKPKKTKSKSGQSGKKKKASSSEEDFLEESDFDDISIHSASVLSDTSGAATKKKARRGRKKRKKEDGDGYETDHQDYCEVCQQGGEIILCDTCPRAYHLVCLDPELEKAPEGKWSCPHCEKEGIQWEAKDEEEDEEEAAGEEEDDHMEFCRVCKDGGELLCCDTCPSSYHIHCLNPPLPEIPNGEWLCPRCMCPPLKGKVQKILHWTWGEPPLPAELPAGPDGKPSDPLTKPPLKGHPEREFFVKWAGLSYWHCSWVSELQLELYHTVMYRNYQRKNDMDEPPPYDYGSGEEELNSEKRKSKDPQYAVMEERFYRYGIKPEWMVIHRILNHSFDKDGDVHYLIKWRDLPYDQCTWEVDDFDVPEYDSHKASYWDHREQILGEDQRPLVVRKGKKVKDDHAKREVPPDAPIIDPTIKFEHQPWYINATGGTLHPYQLEGLNWLRFSWAQGTDTILADEMGLGKTVQTIVFLYSLYKEGHSKGPFLVSAPLSTIINWEREFEMWAPDFYVVTYTGDKDSRAIIRENEFTFEDSAVKSGRKVFRMKKDTPIKFHVLLTSYELITIDQAILGSITWACLVVDEAHRLKNNQSKFFRILNGYKIYYKLLLTGTPLQNNLEELFHLLNFLTPERFNNLEGFLEEFADISKEDQIKKLHDLLGPHMLRRLKADVFKNMPAKTELIVRVELSPMQKKYYKFILTRNFEALNSKGGGNQVSLLNIMMDLKKCCNHPYLFPVAAVEAPVLPNGSYDGNLLVKSSGKLTLLQKMLKKLKDEGHRVLIFSQMTKMLDLLEDFLEFEGYKYERIDGGITGGLRQEAIDRFNAPGAQQFCFLLSTRAGGLGINLASADTVIIYDSDWNPHNDIQAFSRAHRIGQNKKVMIYRFVTRGSVEERITQVAKRKMMLTHLVVRPGLGSKTGSMSKQELDDILKFGTEELFKDEMEAARTMGDNKDGEEGNVIHYDDDAISKLLDRSQDATEDTEIQNMNEYLSSFKVAQYVVKEEDGEEEVEREIIKQEENVDPDYWEKLLRHHYEQQQEDLARNLGKGKRIRKQVNYNDTTQEDQEWQDDLSDNQSEYSVGSEDEDEDFEERPEGGRRQSRRQLKSEKDKPLPPLLARVGGSIEVLGFNARQRKAFLNAIMRWGMPPQDAFNSHWLVRDLRGKSEREFRAYVSLFMRHLCEPGADGAETFADGVPREGLSRQHVLTRIGVMSLVRKKVQEFEHVNGKLSSPDLIPIGMELKKLTESVSSDPNTPVPASPVATQPGTPVPPEKTESFLGAAEDKETTEQDSKKPSEQEAPSAESTTVPEKAADSEESKASSEEKTGDERSRTESPCTKTEPSANPKDSAPKQTELPSSHTSPKTEPCKETEKSSEKGDTDSPLAKSEDKENKPDDVKSEDALEGRLNGDKDTLDEIDESRKEDKNGFKAKFMFNIADGGFTELHTLWQTEERAALSSGKMHDIWHRRHDYWLLAGIVTHGYARWQDIQNDPRYAILNEPFKTEMHKGNYLEMKNKFLARRFKLLEQALVIEEQLRRAAYLNMTQDPSHPAMALNTRFAEVECLAESHQHLSKESLAGNKPANAVLHKVLNQLEELLSDMKADVTRLPNMLSRIPPVSARLQMSERSILSRLTSRGSEPPPQQPFAQGGFGCSQMYGSSFGGGFRGPGGQPMVNYSQMPLGPYVSVSSNGPPPPTSHLDKKSLDSLRDVATPDLKSGKPSDVICIED; from the exons GGAGGAATTCAGGCACGAGTCGACAGCGACCTGGAGGAGACCtcagaggtggaggaggaacgGGAACGTCCAGAAATTGGCTCTGAGAGCGAAAGCAGCACCTACGGTCCcaccaaaaagaagaagaagaaaccgaaggagaagaaagagaaaaagcccaggaagaagaagagagatgacgatgatgatgacgatgatgatgatgacggcAACATGAAA GAGCCCAAATCTTCCGGTCAGTTGATGCATGAATGGGGTCTTGAAGACGTTCAGTATGGCTTCACCGAAGACGACTACAAAACCATCACTAACTACAAGGCTTTCAGCCAGTTCCTCAG GCCTCTCATTGCCAAGAAGAACCCGAAGATTCCCATGTCTAAGATGATGACAGTGTTGGGGGCCAAGTGGCGAGAGTTCAGTGCCAATAACCCGTTCAAAGGCGCATCTGCCACCGCTGTGGCCGCCGCTGTGGCTGCTGCCGTGGAAACGGTTACCGTGGCACAGCCAACGTCTGTCAGCAGCAGCCAGCTGAGCTCTCCACTAGGGCCaatcaaaaaagccaaaaccaAAGAGGGAAAGG GACCAGGAGttagaaagaaaagcaagactgtgaaagaagtgaagaagaaaaCGAAGCCGAAGAAGACCAAATCAAAGTCAGGCCAAAgtgggaagaagaagaaagcatcCTCA AGTGAGGAGGACTTCCTGGAGGAGTCAGACTTTGATGACATCAGCATCCACAGTGCCTCTGTGCTTTCTGATACCTCGGGGGCCGCCACGAAGAAAAAGGCCCGACGTGGGcgtaaaaaaaggaaaa AGGAGGACGGTGATGGCTACGAGACAGACCACCAGGACTACTGTGAGGTTTGCCAGCAGGGTGGAGAGATCATCCTGTGTGACACCTGTCCCAGAGCCTACCACCTGGTCTGTCTGGACCCCGAGCTGGAGAAGGCCCCTGAGGGAAAATGGAGCTGTCCACACTGT gagaaggaggggaTCCAGTGGGAGGCcaaagatgaggaggaggatgaagaggaggctgcaggtgaggaggaggatgaccACATGGAGTTTTGCCGAGTGTGTAAAGATGGAGGAGAGCTTCTGTGTTGTGACACCTGCCCATCATCCTACCACATCCACTGCCTCAACCCGCCACTTCCTGAGATACCCAACGGGGAGTGGCTGTGTCCTCGCTGCATG TGTCCTCCCCTTAAAGGTAAAGTACAAAAGATTCTGCACTGGACGTGGGGAGAACCCCCGCTGCCCGCTGAGCTGCCTGCAGGCCCCGATGGAAAGCCATCTGATCCGCTGACCAAGCCCCCACTCAAGGGCCACCCAGAGAGGGAGTTCTTTGTAAAGTGGGCTGGCCTTTCGTACTGGCACTGTTCCTGGGTCAGCGAACTGCAG CTGGAGCTTTACCACACGGTCATGTATCGGAACTACCAGCGTAAGAATGACATGGACGAGCCTCCGCCGTACGACTATGGCTCCGGAGAGGAAGAGCTCAACAGTGAGAAGAGGAAGAGCAAAGACCCCCAGTATGCCGTGATGGAGGAGCGCTTCTACCGCTACGGCATTAAGCCAGAGTGGATGGTTATCCACCGGATACTCAACCACAG CTTTGACAAAGATGGTGATGTGCACTACCTGATCAAGTGGAGAGACCTCCCTTATGACCAGTGCACCTGGGAGGTGGATGATTTTGACGTCCCAGAATACGACAGCCATAAAGCCTCTTACTGGGACCACAG aGAGCAGATTTTAGGGGAGGATCAACGCCCCCTTGTGgtgaggaaaggaaagaaagtcAAAGACGACCATGCAAAGAGGGAAGTCCCTCCTGATGCTCCCATCATAGAT CCGACCATCAAATTTGAACACCAGCCGTGGTACATTAATGCCACTGGGGGAACGCTGCACCCGTACCAGCTGGAAGGCCTGAACTGGTTGAGGTTCTCCTGGGCTCAGGGCACAGACACAATCCTGGCTGATGAAATGGGCCTGGGGAAGACAGTGCAGACAATAGTGTTCCTCTACTCACTGTATAAAGAG GGTCATTCAAAGGGGCCCTTCTTGGTGAGTGCACCCCTCTCCACTATCATCAACTGGGAGAGAGAATTCGAGATGTGGGCTCCAGATTTCTACGTGGTGACATACACTGGAGACAAAGACAGCAGGGCGATCATCAGGGAGAATGAGTTCACCTTTGAGGACAGCGCAGTGAAATCAGGACGCAAAGTGTTCCGTATGAAG AAAGACACTCCTATCAAATTCCATGTGCTGCTGACATCTTACGAGCTAATCACTATCGATCAAGCTATTCTGGGCTCCATCACCTGGGCCTGTCTGGTGGTAGACGAGGCCCACAGATTGAAGAACAATCAATCaaag TTTTTCAGAATTCTCAACGGGTATAAGATCTACTACAAGCTGCTGCTTACTGGGACTCCTCTTCAGaacaacctggaggagctgttCCACCTGCTTAACTTCCTCACTCCAGAGCGCTTCAA taaCCTGGAAGGCTTCCTGGAGGAGTTTGCTGACATCTCTAAGGAGGATCAGATCAAGAAGCTCCATGACCTGCTCGGGCCTCACATGCTCAGGAGGCTGAAGGCTGACGTCTTCAAGAACATGCCTGCAAAGACAGAACTGATTGTCAGAGTCGAGCTCAGTCCCATGCAGAA GAAATACTACAAGTTTATCTTGACACGGAATTTCGAGGCTCTGAACTCCAAAGGTGGAGGGAACCAAGTGTCCCTGCTCAACATTATGATGGACCTGAAGAAGTGCTGCAACCACCCCTACCTGTTCCCTGTGGCTGCTGTG GAAGCTCCTGTTTTACCAAACGGCTCTTATGACGGCAACCTACTGGTGAAGTCCTCAGGAAAACTGACACTGCTTCAGAAAATGCTGAAGAAACTCAAAGATGAAGGACACAGAGTTCTTATTTTCTCCCAG ATGACAAAGATGCTGGATCTGCTTGAGGACTTTCTGGAGTTCGAGGGGTACAAATATGAGCGTATTGATGGGGGTATTACTGGAGGCCTGAGGCAGGAAGCCATTGACCGCTTCAAtg caCCAGGCGCACAGCAGTTCTGCTTCTTGCTTTCAACACGAGCTGGAGGTCTGGGCATCAACTTGGCCAGTGCAGACACTGTCATCATCTACGACTCTGACTGGAATCCTCACAATGACATTCAA GCTTTCAGCAGGGCTCACCGTATCGGCCAGAACAAGAAGGTGATGATCTATCGCTTCGTGACTCGAGGCTCAGTGGAGGAGCGAATCACTCAAGTGGCGAAGAGGAAAATGATGTTAACCCACCTGGTGGTGCGGCCTGGACTGGGCTCCAAAACTGGCTCCATGTCCAAGCAAGAACTGGATGACATCCTCAAGTTTGGCACTGAAGAGCTTTTCAAAGATGAAATGGAGGCAGCACGAACCATGG GTGATAACAAGGATGGCGAGGAGGGCAACGTGATTCACTACGATGATGACGCCATCTCAAAGCTGTTGGACCGCAGCCAGGATGCCACTGAAGACACAGAGATTCAGAACATGAACGAGTACCTGAGCTCCTTCAAGGTGGCTCAGTATGTGgtgaaggaggaggatggagag GAGGAGGTGGAGCGGGAGATCATCAAACAAGAGGAGAACGTGGACCCAGACTACTGGGAGAAGCTCCTGCGCCACCACTacgagcagcagcaggaagatcTGGCCCGAAACCTGGGCAAAGGCAAACGCATCCGAAAGCAGGTCAACTACAACGACACGACCCAGGAGGACCAAG AATGGCAGGATGATCTTTCAGACAATCAGTCGGAGTACTCCGTGGGGTCCGAGGACGAGGACGAAGATTTCGAGGAGAGGCCTGAAG GTGGACGCAGACAGTCTCGTCGGCAGCTAAAGAGCGAGAAAGACAAACCTCTGCCGCCCTTACTGGCCCGAGTTGGAGGCAGCATTGAG GTCCTGGGGTTCAACGCTCGCCAGAGAAAAGCCTTCCTCAATGCCATCATGCGCTGGGGCATGCCTCCTCAGGACGCCTTCAACTCTCACTGGCTGGTTCGTGACCTGAGAGGGAAGAGTGAGCGAGAGTTCAG GGCCTACGTGTCTCTGTTCATGAGACATTTATGTGAGCCGGGGGCAGACGGAGCGGAGACCTTTGCTGATGGAGTCCCCCGCGAGGGGCTGTCTCGTCAGCATGTTCTTACCAGGATCGGAGTCATGTCCCTTGTCAGGAAAAAG GTGCAAGAGTTTGAGCATGTAAATGGGAAGCTGAGTTCTCCAGATCTGATTCCTATCGGCATGGAGCTGAAGAAACTGACTGAGAGTGTGTCCTCTGATCCCAACACTCCTGTACCAGCCAGCCCTGTCGCCACACAGCCCGGCACCCCCGTCCCACCAG AGAAGACTGAGTCTTTCTTGGGCGCCGCTGAGGACAAGGAGACCACAGAGCAAGACAGCAAGAAACCGTCAGAGCAGGAA GCTCCCAGCGCCGAGTCGACAACTGTACCTGAGAAGGCAGCTGACAGTGAAGAGAGCAAGGCCAGCtcagaggagaaaacaggagatgagaggagcagaaCTGAGTCACCCTGCACAAAGACCGAGCCATCTGCTAACCCAAAAGACTCTGCTCCCAAACAGACAGAGCTGCCATCCAGTCATACCTCACCGAAGA CGGAGCCATGCAAAGAAACAGAGAAGTCCTCCGAAAAAGGAGACACAGATTCTCCTCTGGCAAAATCTGAGGACAAGGAAAATAAGCCAG ATGATGTGAAGAGTGAAGATGCATTAGAGGGTCGATTAAATGGAGACAAAGACACTTTGGATGAGATAGATGAGAGCAGGAAGGAGGACAAGAACGGATTCAAAGCCAAGTTTATGTTCAACATCGCTGATGGAGGTTTTACAG AGTTACACACCCTGTGGCAAACAGAGGAGCGAGCGGCGCTGTCTTCTGGAAAGATGCATGACATCTGGCACCGTCGCCATGACTACTGGCTGTTGGCTGGCATCGTAAC ACATGGCTACGCTCGCTGGCAAGACATTCAGAATGACCCGCGTTATGCGATTCTGAATGAGCCCTTCAAGACGGAGATGCATAAGGGCAACTACCTAGAGATGAAGAACAAATTCCTGGCTCGCCGCTTTAAG CTGTTGGAGCAGGCTCTGGTGATCGAGGAGCAGCTGCGGCGGGCGGCTTACCTGAATATGACCCAGGACCCCAGTCACCCGGCCATGGCTCTCAACACCCGCTTCGCTGAGGTCGAATGTCTGGCAGAGTCCCACCAGCACCTGTCCAAAGAGTCTCTAGCTGGGAACAAGCCTGCCAATGCTGTGCTGCACAAAG TTCTGAACCAGCTGGAGGAACTTCTGAGTGACATGAAAGCAGATGTGACACGACTTCCCAACATGTTGTCCAGGATCCCACCGGTGTCAGCCCGCCTGCAGATGTCTGAGAGGAGCATCCTGAGCCGCCTCACCAGCCGAGGCAGCGAACCTCCACCACAGCAG cctTTTGCCCAGGGTGGGTTTGGCTGCTCGCAGATGTACGGCAGCAGCTTTGGTGGAGGCTTCAGAGGACCAGGTGGACAGCCGATGGTCAACTACAGTCAGATGCCTCTGGGACCTTACGTCAGCG